The region GCATGTGCAGGTGCACGTTCCACACGGTTGCCGCTCCGCAGGAACAGCTGGCAGCAGCCCTGATGGCGTGCCCATTCTTCCGCTGCAGCTACGAGTCTTTTGCCAAGGCCTTGTCCTCTAAGCTCCTCTGATACAATCAGCGCGGTAATCTCCGTAATACAATCGGCATGCTTGTAGTAGGACTTCACCTGCCGTAAACCGATCATTCCCACAACTTCGTTATTGAGCTCTGCGACCAGTGTGCAGTGGAACGGATCATGCTCCATGCCTTCCATTCTCTCTTTCATCACGCTAAGCGTTGTCGGATAGCCGAATTCACGCAAAAGGGCTGTCACTCTTTCCAGATCATTCATGCCGCATTTGCGAATTTGCAGTACCTGCTCCTGAGTACTACTGTTCATCCTTGTATACCTCCACTTGTAGCTTAGACGCAGCCTGCTTGGCCGTCATCCGCGCGATTTCAATATCTTCCGCTGAACTGAGTGTTACTGCCATCCGCCGTCCTGGGCGGATCTCCGGCTTGCCGAATACCCGGACCTGCGTGCGGGGAAGGGCCAGCGCCTCTTCAATCCCAGTCACCGCAAAAGCTTGTCCGGCTCCATCCGTCTTCAGGGTGGCCGAAGCTCCCGGTGTCAACAAACGTACCGCTTCCAGCGGAAATCCAAGAATGGCTCTGACATGCAGAGCAAATTCCGACAAGTCCTGCGTAATCATTGTAACCATACCTGTGTCATGCGGCCGGGGGGAAACTTCACTGAACAGAACCCCATCCGCGGTGAGAAACAGCTCCACACCAAAAATTCCATAACCGCCAAGCTGATCGGTAACCTTCCGTGCGATAGCCTCAGCCTCTTCCAGCTGCGCCCCGCTCATCTGATGCGGCTGCCAGGACTCTACATAATCGCCATCCTGCTGAATGTGGCCGATCGGCGGACAAAACACGGTTCCGCTAACCGAACGGACGGTAAGCAGTGTAATCTCGCTCTCAAAGGTAACAAAAGCCTCCACGATGACGCGTGTCCCCTTCGCACGTGCGCCTTCAAGCGCCGTATTCCAGCAGCCTTCCGCATCCTCTGGTGTTCTGCACACGCTCTGGCCTTTGCCTGATGAGCTCATGATCGGCTTAATCACACAAGGCGTTCCCAGCTCTGACACGGCCTGGCGAAGTTCATCCAGGCTGTCAGCGAACCGGTAGGCCGCTGTAGGCAGGCCCAGCTCTTCTGCCGCCAGACGGCGGATGCCTTCGCGGTCCATGGTCAGCCGAGCAGCACGGGCGGTAGGAACAACGAGGAATCCTTCTTCCTCCAGCTCCACCAGCGCCCCTGTAGCAATGGCTTCAATCTCCGGTACAATCAAATCCGGCTTCTCAGTACGGATAAGCTGCTTGAGTGCCTCTGCATCCAGCATGTCCAGTACATAAGAGCGGTGGGCCACGCCCATCGCGGGTGCCGCTTCATAACGATCCACAGCTACGGTCTCTACGCCAAGGCGCTGAGCTTCGATAATGACTTCCTTACCCAGTTCACCGCTGCCGAGCAGCAGCAGCTTTTTACTCCGGGCTGATAAAGGAGCTCCCCACATTGTCGACTCCAACCTCTTTTCGCAAATTTGTCTGCTGACTTCTCTGTTTCTGTAAAATGTCGCAGTTTGATTGTAAATTTTCAGTCTTCTTTATTTTCATCCATCATCCACCAGATTGCAAGTGTTCTTCGACATTTTCCTACAAACTTCACAGATGGCTGTTCAACAGACAAGTGAAAACGGTTTTATCACGTGAACCCTATAAAAACTTATATTTCGGCGAAAGCCTGCTCCTGGAGCCGTAATTCTTGGGCGATCCGGCCCCAATGCTCCGCACCATCACCCCCTTTCAGCAGCGCTGACATGGCTGCCTCCTGTTCGGACAGGCCTTCACGCAGCTGGTCTGCGGCCTGGGATAAGGCCGCTGCCGCTGCATCGGTGTAGAATGTCAACAGAGAGTCCTCTTGTCCTTGCGCTGCCGCAGCCACCGCTTCTTTGAACCACGGCTCGGCAGCCGCGCGGATCTCTGCCCGGCCCGGTCCCTCGAAAAAGTGGCGCGGAGATTTGAAGCGGCTCCACAGTCCAGCCCAGTCCAGCGGAGCCAGAACGCAGTTCAGCTTCGCAGGTGCGGGCCAGCGCTCATCCGGATTCTCCAGCAGCTTAAGCTCCTGATCCGGGATGGACAGCTCGGCAGCAGCCGCTGTGGCCGCCTGGGTCACGAATCTGCGCCCTGCCGACTCCAGCCGCAGGGTCGTTGCCCACAGCTCCTGCTCCAGTTCACGCAGAAGACTGCGCTCCAGCTCCCGCCCGCAGGCGATGAAGATGTCCTTCAGGTTCCCTCCGTCTTCCCGGAGAATGGATGGATGGAAGGACTCCTGGAAGGAACGCCCGAACGAAAAGGCAATCCGCTGCCGGACATGATAGAGAAGCTCTGCACCTTCACGGCGCAGGTCCCGGAGCGGCCGGTCTTCCTGCGCAAGCGCAGCCAGCCGCAGATTCGCCGCTTCCAGGCGCTGCCGGAACTGCTTCATTCCTTCCGCCTGCTGGTCCGCCTCCATCAGCGCAAGGCGTTGCCATTCTTCGGCGCGCCCGCGCACCGAGCTTAGGCTGTCCTTGGCTGCTGCCAAAGACAGTCCCGGCAGTTCATCACCAGCGAACGCGGAGAGTGCGGCTTCAAAGCTGCCGAACCCGGAGGCCTCGTAAGCCTCCCCCGCTCCGCTTGTCTTGCCCTCCAGCGCAAGCAGGCTGGACACGCTGTAGATCCGCGGCGAGGTCAGGCCTCCGGCCCGCAGATTTTGCGCCACATGCTGCTTCACCTCTTCAAGCTCGGTCTCGTCCGCTGCGAGGTCTGCGGCGTTGATGATGAAGAACATTTTGTCGAGTGCGAAGCTGTCTTTGATTCTCCCCAGCTGGGCAAGCAGGCTGCGGTCAGCCTTGGAGAAGGCGTGGTTATAGTAGGTCACGAAGCAGATAGCATCGGCGTTCTTCATGTAGCCGAAGGTTACACCGGTGTGCCGGGCATGTAAGGAATCTGCACCTGGCGTGTCCACCAATACGATGCCGCTACGTGTCAGCGGACTGTCATAATACAGATCCGTGCTCTGCACGAAGCAGGCGCGCTTCTCGTCAGCGACCAGGCTGCGGTATTCCGCCAGGCTGACCGTCCGCTCTGTTCCGAGCAGCGGACGGGATTCTTCCCATCCGGCGGCAGCTGCCCGCAGGAAGCCGGCATGCGGCAGCGCGGACGGATGGAGCCCGCCGGTCTGCAGCCGGGACACGGCTGCGGTCCACGAGTCGTGCTGCGGCGGCGTCAGCTGCAGCACACTGAAGGAATGGAGGATGTCCTCCCAGACCTCCTCCGCCCGCTTCATGGTGATGGCTGCCGTCCCGTGGGCGAAGCCGCCCTCCGGCGCCAGAATCCGCCCGACGGCCGCCGTGGCCGGATGCGGCGACACGGGCAGCACCTCTTCGCCCAGCAGGGCGTTGGCGAAGGAGGATTTGCCGGCGCTGAACGCTCCGAACAGCGCCATCGTGAAGCGGCCGCCGGCGAGGTCCTCCGCCCGCGCCGCCAGGCTGCGCGCCGCCGAGGCCATGGCCGGCTCGCTCCGCAGCACCCCGGCCGCCGCGTGCAGCGCCGCTGCGGCCTGCGTCAGCCGGCGGCGCCCGCCCGCCGGCTGTGCCGTGTCCGCCGCCCAAGCCGGGGCGGCGCTAGGGCTTGCCGCCGCTGCCGCGCGCGGCGGCGGTTCCGGGCTGGCGGCGCTAGGCGCGCCAGCCGCCAGGGGCGGCACCCCCGGCAGCGCGCCGGGGGTGAGGCTGCGGCGCGGCGGCAGCAGCGCCGCCAGGTCGTCCGCGCGGGCGGCAGCCGCGCGGTCCAGGGCGGCCAGCGCGGCGAGCGCCTGCGCCTGCCGCTGCAGGGCCGCCCGGCGGCGCGTAAGCTCCGCGCGCCGCTCCTCCACCAGCGGCGGCAGCTGCGCCAGCAGCGGCTCGCCGAAGGCCAGGACCGCGCGGCGGAACTGCGCCTTAATCTCTGCCGCAAGCGTGCGGCAGAAATTAAGCAACGCCTCGCCCGAAGCCCCGGTTCCCGGCTTCACCTGATCCGCCAGCCACTGCTGGCTCACCGCCGGGAAGGCCTGCTTCAGCAGCGGCTCCGCCTCCTCCTGCCACAGCTCCAGGCCTTCCGCCCATTCGCGCACGAGCTGGAGAGTGTGCCACTCCAGCTGGGCAGTGATCTCTCTCTGCTGAAGACCGTGCCAGTGCTGCAGCCGCGCTCCTTGCTCCTTCTCCCGCTTCGCAGCGGTGAAGAGCAGGCCGCGCCGGAAGCCCGGCTGGAGACTCTCGATGTACGCTCCAGCCGCATCCCGCAGATCGGCCGGCATCAGATTCGTGTTGCCGAGCAGAGCGTCCAGCCTGCTGCGAAGATCCGTCCGCGCCTCTTCTGGCAACTCCTCCAGCGATGCTTCCTCCTGCATCGTTGCCCGGATCTGTGCTTCCACAGCTTCCGCCGCTGCACCGCCAGTCTCTTCCAGCAGCGCAGCCCGCTCCTCCTCCTGCTGCTCACGATAATCGGCCAGGACAGCATCCGCAGTATGATGGATGGAACGGGACAAGCTGTATTCGAGCAACTCCTGCCGCTGCTCCAGCAGACCGGAGATCAATGCCAGCAGATCCTTCCACTGATTCAGCGGATGTCCCTCCACTTTAAGCGAAGTGAACAACAGCCCCGCAGAATGAATTCCCCATTCCCGGAAAGCGCTTTCTACTTGCTGCCGGTATTCCTCCAGCGGGATTTCCTGCTCTCTGTGCTTGTCGATCTGATTGATGATCAGATACAGCGGCTTGCCCCAGTCGCTAAGGCTTTTGGCAAACGCCAGATTATTCTCCGATTGCACATGATTGTAATCCATCACATAGAACACGGCATCGGCCAGATGCAGAGCCGAACGGGTCGCCGCCTGATGGCCTTCATCTGTCGAATCTACGCCGGGCGTATCCATCAGCACCCCGTGATCCCCCAGTACCGGGACATCCTCCCACACCTCTATCGCTGAATATTCAGTCCCCTGGCGGCAGTAATCCTGAAGCCGGTCAGGCGTAGTCTTGATCACCCCGTTATTTCCTCCGGTGCTTACGTCCACCGGATGCAGCAGCACCTGCGGTGCTCCGCTACGGATCGATACAATATTCGCACTGGTTGGAACCGGACCCGAAGGCAGTACGGCCTTACCGCAGAGCTTATTAATCATGCTTGACTTCCCTGCCGAGAAATGTCCGCAGAATGCCAGCGTCAGCTCATCTGCCTGCTCCTTGACCCTTAGATCCGCCACGATCTGCGCACTCTTCTGTTCTCCCCATTGCTTCAACCGTTCCTCCAGCAGCCTAAGCGCTGATGACCCCGCTGTAACCTGCTCCACTCTTTCCCGTTCTGCTCCCACAACATCCCGCCTCCGCTGCAATCTATAGCTTCTTTCATTATTATTACATTTGTATGATTTATCTCACTGCAAGAATAGAATAATTATATTTTATCATCAGATCGTCACAAATCAAATATCCACATTTACAAAATCAGCTATAAACCTTCACGAAAAACAAGATTTCGCAGATGCCATTCCAGCCTCGCCCGCAAACCCTGCTTCGATGGGTCGGAACAACATCATCCTAACGGATCAATAAAATTAACTTCGTGCGAACACCATGTATGCTGTTTTTCACATACATTTGCTCCGCCCACCCCGTAGTTGCACAATGTACACTGTTATTCACATACATTTGCCCCGCTCACCCCCGTAGTTGTACAATATATGTTATTTTCCACATACATTCGGCACACACGCCCGCACATCAGTAAATGTATGCTGTTTTCCACATACATTTGGTCATAAGCCGCTGTACCAGCCAAATTATATTCGCTTTTAAGCATACCTTCAGCCTTCAATCATATTCAGCATCAAAGTCATTCTACGAATCAATTAAAGAATATTTCCTATTCAACAAAAAAAGAGGCTGCCCCGTCAGCCACTTCATGGCTATGGGACAACCTCTCTAATGAACTCCAATCAAATTAAGCTGTTTCCAGCACTGGAAGCAGGATTTCAAAGACTTTGCCGTGCTGCAGAATGGTCAGGCCACGGGATTTGTCTTTCATTACGACAACCTCTGGCTTCGCGGACATACGCTCCAGATAGAACTCAGGCACATCGCCGGAATGGCTGATGGTGATGCCTTCCACTTCCTGCTCTTCGTTCTCTTCCATCGGGCTGTCCACTACGCGGTCAAAAATATCGGAAAATGCTTCAAAATTATCGGTATATACAGAAATGCACTTCATCTCTATCCCATCCTCTTCTTCTCTAATTCTTGTTTAGCTTTCGTATGATCCTTAGCTTTCCTGATTACAGCAGTTTTCATACGTTTTTTGCCCTCCCGGCATACATCCAGCAGCGGGCAGATCTGGCATGCAGGATTCTGAGCCTTACAGTGATATCGCCCGAAAAAGATCAGCCGGTGGTGCGTCAGCGTCCATTCATCACGCGGCACCGCCTTCATCAGCTTCTTCTCCACTTCCAGCACGGAATCTTTCCAGCCCGCAAGCGCGAGCCGTTTGGCTACCCGTTCCACATGAGTATCCACGGCAATCGCCGGCACTCCGAACGCATTCGATACGACCACATTCGCAGTCTTGCGTCCGACACCTGGCAGAGTTACCAGCAAATCATGGGCCTGCGGCACTTCACCCCCGTACTGCTCAATCAGGATGGTGCAGAGGTTCTGAATATGCTTGGCCTTGTTGCGGAATAGACCAATCCGCCGGATATCCAGCTCCAGCTCTTCCAGCGGTACTGAGATATAGTCGATCGGAGCCTTGTACTTCTGAAACAGGTCCTCGGTCACCTTGTTCACTGTTGCATCCGTACATTGGGCTGAGAGCAGCACGGCTATGGTAAGCTCAAAAGCGTTGCTGTGATTCAGCTCACAATGTGCATCAGGGAACATGCCTCCGATAGTGTCCAGGATGTGGCGGACCTCTGCAGCTTTCATAGCGTCCCCTCCACGGAGCAGGTATAACTGCAAATTCTCTTGCAGCATATCTTCTCAATTTCTTACGAAATATAAGCAAAGATACATTATATCGTATACTTTCGTAGCGTTCAAGCGAACACCGTGCTGCCCTTATATTTCAAAAAAAACGCCTTGATCCAAGGCAAACCCAAGGATCAAGACGGTGTTTCACACGGAAAATCACCAAAACGATTATTGTTTCACAATTTCTACAACCTTACCATTGTTGAAATACATTATAATATTATCATTTTCTTTGAGAGATTGCACGGGTAAAGTCGTGTCACCTTGATGAATATATACATTTGGGGCAAGCCCAAACGTATTATTCTCATTCAGCGTGGCGCGTTTGGTGTAAATTTCATTCGTTGCGCTCTCATAACGGGCGAATGTCCGGTTCAACTGACTGAACACGGAGATGATCACTACACCAGCCGCATCCTTACGCACCAATACCCGGTCTGCTGTGGTAAGTCCGCTCAGAGCGTTCGTTGCAACACCATCCCGGAGGATTCTTACTCCGCTGCCCGCAGTATAAGGCTGAGAGGCTCCCGTATAATCTTTCACGGTGAACGTACCTGCTGCGGCATCCACTGCCGTTACCTGTCCGGCAACCTGTTTCACCGACTGCAGCGCCAGCGGTGTGGAACCGTCAAAGCTGAGATTCACGAAATCTCCGGCTTTCAGCTCAGTCAGGGCGATCTTCTGGCCTGCTTCGTTGGTAAGCGGTACATTCGCCAGGTTCAGCTCGCTGCTGTTGCTGCCACCCTCAAGCTTCACGGTCATTTTGCCCGCGCCCGCATTAATGGTAGCAATCTCGAACTGGGACGACCCGTTCACCCGCAGCACAGAGATGAGCTCCTGATTGCTGGCAAGCACTGCCGTTACCGGCACATTGAGCGGAACATCGGTGATGACTGCCCCGCTTTTGCCAAACATTTCAATGGCCTGCGGATAAGACATCGTCAGCAATTGTCCGTTACCCAGCTTGAACACAATCGTCCTGGCCGAAGTATTGATTGCCGTCAGGGTGCCGGAATATTTGGTTGTCAAATCAACAGACATTGCACGCTCATTAATGGAGGTCACATCAATCTTGCGGTTCTCAACCAGTCTGAACCCCATGGTGGTCAGCGAAGTGGTAATCAGCCCGCCGTAAGACATCTTTGTTTTCTCATCCATTTTGACCACATGAGCCTTGCCGTTATTGTCCGTGAAGGTCAGGTACTGGGTCTTAGCGTTATAATCCACAACGGTAGCAGCCGCGTACTGTTCGATCTGACGGCTCAGCACCTCAATCTTGGTCACCTGGTCATTGCTGTTCAGCGTAAGCTGCACATTGTCTCCGCCTGTTTTGTCAGCAATCAGGTCAGCCATCACCGGACTTACAGCGTTCGGAATCACAATGGCCGGATTAGCAGCAAGCAGATTGACCTCACGGGTGCCATCACTCTTCTGATAGACAATCGTTGAATCTGTCAACTCATAGATGAAGCCCTTCATTATGCGCTCCACTCCTGAGGTCACTTCCACGGAACGGATCGTATTATCCTTGATGGTATAAGAGACAGCAGCACCGGCTTTCAGCTCCGCGGGCTGAATAATAGAATTCTGGGAGCTGAACAGCGTGGTCCCTTCTTCCCATTTGAACATTTCTACTGTGCCGTCGGCGTTCTTGAACGTAATGCTCTTGGCAGCAGTGTCAACGCTTTGAACCGTGCCTTTAGCCGTCTTGTTCACAATACCGGAGGTGACCTGCACCTTCACAACCTTGCGGAAACCCGTGAAAGTTTCACGCAGCAGCGTAAGCTTGCTGCCGGCAGTGATCGAAGCAGGCTGAATAACCGCACCGTTCACATCCAAGAAGGCTGTGCCCGAATCGTAAGGATACTGATCGTATCCATTCGCGGAATCGACCCAGATGATACCCGGTGTATGCTTGGTGAACACACCCTCCGCCTGCTCAACCTGAACTGCCGGATCTGTCAGCTCTACATAAGCTGCGCTATAGGTAGCTCCAATGACAGTCACCTTCGTATAAGGCTGGATCTCGTTCATAGAAATGCGATTCTCGGATGTACTGGTGTAGTAGGCGGTATTGGCATTCAGAGTGAACTCCAGCGTGCTGCCGTTAGTGTACAATCCCAGCTTGCCATCCTTAAGAGAACTGATTGTTCCTTTGAACGTATTGTCATACTCCAGGTTATTATGCGCTTCAGCACGGCTGAAGAAGGTAGCGAGCTGCGCACGGGTCACAGCGCCTTGCGGATCGAAGCGGTTGCCGGTTAGCCCGTTCGCCAGTCCCAGTTCCACTGCTGTGTTAATGTAGCCGCGTTTGTTGGCAGACACTTTGGCGTCATCGGCAAAGCCTGTCGGCCGGCTTGCGGCCGCAGAAGCTGATGCACTCTGGCCAAGCGCACGGATCAGCAGCTCCGCGACCCATTCACGGCTGGCCTTGCGCTCGCCCCACGAGCTTTTAAGATTATCTGCAGCCATCTCAGTGGTCTTGTCCAGCAGACCTTGCTGGAAGGCTAAGATTACATATGGCTTGTAATAGTTCGTAACCGCAAAATCATTAGGCAGCGCAACTTCGGTACTGGTGTTCACATTCCCCTGCAGCTTCATGAAGCGCAGTGCCATCAGCACCGCTTCCTGCTGGGTCACAGAATCGCCAGGACGGAACAGGCCGTTATTGCCGACCACAATCCCCTGAGTTGCCAGCTTATAGATATGCTTTTCGGCCCAGAAGCCCGTCTTGACATCACTGAAGATCCCTGAACCAGTTACAGCCGTCTGCGGAGCTCCAGCAGCAGCGGTTGCTCCGGTTGAAGCGTTGTCGGCAAAGGCAGCCCCTGCCCCGCCAAGCACCATCGCACCGGCCAGAACGGCAGAGACCGCTTTTACAGAATAAGATTGAACCGTACGCTTTAATCGTTTTGGACCGGACAATTCGATATTCCCCTCTCTATGGCATATCTGGATTTCTATGTTGTTAATTTCGTTAGCCATCCGGCTTATTCCTGCCTAATGCCTATAATCCGTTGTTCTCGCGGGTGATGGGATGCACAAGATCCACATGCCCCATCAAGCTCTCCACCTGTTCTCCGTCTACCAGCACATCGATATTCTTCACTTCATCGAACTGGAAGAACATCTGTGACAATGCGCCGATCGCCAGAGCCTCGCCGCCTGCGCCAAGCTGCGCCTCATCCGGCTTATGAATATCCATCACAATCTGTCCATTGGAGAATTCCAGTGATTTCAGTTCAATCTTGTTCCACAGCGGAATCTGCTCAGCATTATCGCTCTTCTGAAGTGTTTTGAAGGCTTCCGTATATTTCTCCTTGGCATCCTTGAAGGTGATTGAGACTTCAGCCGGAACCAAGTCGTTCTGTTGCAGGTCTGTATAATACGTCTTGATCTTAAGACTCTGCTTCTCAGGCACTGCCGGTGCCTCCGTAGCCGCCGGAGTTACAGTTGCTGTAGGCTCAGGCGTGCTTGTAGCTGCCGGTGTGGCAGTGGGAGTAGCGGGAGTGTCATTCCCGGCATTGTTTCCTTCAGCGCCGCTGGATACCGAGGTTGAATCCTGACCGGACGCATTGCCCGGTGCTGCAGTAGGTTTATCTCCGCAGCCCGAAATTACGAGAAGCAGCATCGCAGCGATCCCTGCATATGTTAATTTCTTGTTCATTTGATTAACCCCCTCAGATGAATATGGGCAGGAGGGACCGCAAAGTCCTTTTGACCGCAATATAGGGTCTTCATCCGACTCTGCGGCCCCTGCTGCCGCCCGTTGTTATTGAATCCCGAGATACTCTTTAATTCCGCTGACCATTGATGCGGCTACATTGTTCTGCAGTGCTTCAGTGAACAGCAGAGCCTCGTCCTTTTTATTGCTGAGATAGCCAACCTCAAGCAGCACCGCAGGCATCTTCGTTTCGCGTATCACATGGAAGTTGCCGTAACGTACTCCCCTGTCGCTAAGTCCGGTAGCCTGCACAAGATACTTATGCATCACATTGGCCAGAGCCTTGCTGGCGTCCCGCTGATAGTAGGTCTCCGTTCCGCTAGAAGCCGCTGATCCGCTGCTGTTGGCATGGACGGATATGAATAAATCTGCGCCGAGATTATTGGCAATTGCCGCCCTTTCCTTCAATTCAAGGAAAGTATCATCGCTGCGCGTCAGCACCACATCAATCTTGTTCTCCTGTCTCAGCAGAGCAGCCGCCTTCAGAATTACGGCCAGGTTAAAGTTCTTCTCGTACTTTCCGGTAATGCCTACAGCCCCTGAATCCTTCGCACCATGTCCGGCATCGAGCACAACCAGCTTGCGCCCGCTGTTCCCGGGCTGCGTTGAAGTGTCGCCTGAAGCCGGTGCGTTCAAATCAATGACAATGAGCTTTGAGGAATCTCCCGACACCTCTACGCTATAATTTTTGGGGGTATTAAGATCAATTACAAATCGGACTGTATAAGGATTAGTGCTATACAGCGAATAGCGGATACCGGAGACATCCGGATAATCCGTAACTGTCAGGCTCCCGTTCAGGTCAGGGTCAAGGATTTGTCCTGTTCCGAAAATGTCCGAGAACGTGGCATTCGGCAGATCAACGATGATTCGGTCCGGTCCGCTGATCTTGGAGACCTTCGGCTCCGCATTGCCGTCTATGGCAATCGAGAACCTGTTCTCATTGAAGCTGATGCCGTTGATCATGCTCAGGCTGCTTGAGGGTTCTCCCGGCGGCACTACAACCGTTCCTCCGTCCCCATTGCTTTGTCCCGGGTCAATGTTAGGCTCGGGAATGGACGGGGTAATAAGATCTACAATCTTCTTCGTGTTATCCCATTTGACCGTAAGTCCGAACTGCTCACCAATGAACCGGATCGGTACGAGCGTCGTGCCGTTCCGCAGGAGAGGGGCCGTAGTCAAGACCGCTGTCTTGCCGTCAACGGAAGCTGCCGTCTGACCTACGATCAGTTGAATGGCCTTTCCCTGCTGTTCAATCTTGATGGTCTTGCTTGTCTGATTCCAATCCACCTTGTATCCAAGGTTCTCAGCAATCATTCTTAGCGGCACCATGATGGAGTTATTTACATTTTCCACCGGAACGTCTTGTCCTGCATTCAGTTCCTGGCCATCCAGGAAGATCTTGTTCTGGCCAGCAGCGGCTTGTCCATGCCCCGGCAGCACCACAACAAAG is a window of Paenibacillus sp. FSL H3-0469 DNA encoding:
- a CDS encoding GerMN domain-containing protein; the encoded protein is MNKKLTYAGIAAMLLLVISGCGDKPTAAPGNASGQDSTSVSSGAEGNNAGNDTPATPTATPAATSTPEPTATVTPAATEAPAVPEKQSLKIKTYYTDLQQNDLVPAEVSITFKDAKEKYTEAFKTLQKSDNAEQIPLWNKIELKSLEFSNGQIVMDIHKPDEAQLGAGGEALAIGALSQMFFQFDEVKNIDVLVDGEQVESLMGHVDLVHPITRENNGL
- a CDS encoding S-layer homology domain-containing protein, with amino-acid sequence MANEINNIEIQICHREGNIELSGPKRLKRTVQSYSVKAVSAVLAGAMVLGGAGAAFADNASTGATAAAGAPQTAVTGSGIFSDVKTGFWAEKHIYKLATQGIVVGNNGLFRPGDSVTQQEAVLMALRFMKLQGNVNTSTEVALPNDFAVTNYYKPYVILAFQQGLLDKTTEMAADNLKSSWGERKASREWVAELLIRALGQSASASAAASRPTGFADDAKVSANKRGYINTAVELGLANGLTGNRFDPQGAVTRAQLATFFSRAEAHNNLEYDNTFKGTISSLKDGKLGLYTNGSTLEFTLNANTAYYTSTSENRISMNEIQPYTKVTVIGATYSAAYVELTDPAVQVEQAEGVFTKHTPGIIWVDSANGYDQYPYDSGTAFLDVNGAVIQPASITAGSKLTLLRETFTGFRKVVKVQVTSGIVNKTAKGTVQSVDTAAKSITFKNADGTVEMFKWEEGTTLFSSQNSIIQPAELKAGAAVSYTIKDNTIRSVEVTSGVERIMKGFIYELTDSTIVYQKSDGTREVNLLAANPAIVIPNAVSPVMADLIADKTGGDNVQLTLNSNDQVTKIEVLSRQIEQYAAATVVDYNAKTQYLTFTDNNGKAHVVKMDEKTKMSYGGLITTSLTTMGFRLVENRKIDVTSINERAMSVDLTTKYSGTLTAINTSARTIVFKLGNGQLLTMSYPQAIEMFGKSGAVITDVPLNVPVTAVLASNQELISVLRVNGSSQFEIATINAGAGKMTVKLEGGSNSSELNLANVPLTNEAGQKIALTELKAGDFVNLSFDGSTPLALQSVKQVAGQVTAVDAAAGTFTVKDYTGASQPYTAGSGVRILRDGVATNALSGLTTADRVLVRKDAAGVVIISVFSQLNRTFARYESATNEIYTKRATLNENNTFGLAPNVYIHQGDTTLPVQSLKENDNIIMYFNNGKVVEIVKQ
- the purT gene encoding formate-dependent phosphoribosylglycinamide formyltransferase — protein: MWGAPLSARSKKLLLLGSGELGKEVIIEAQRLGVETVAVDRYEAAPAMGVAHRSYVLDMLDAEALKQLIRTEKPDLIVPEIEAIATGALVELEEEGFLVVPTARAARLTMDREGIRRLAAEELGLPTAAYRFADSLDELRQAVSELGTPCVIKPIMSSSGKGQSVCRTPEDAEGCWNTALEGARAKGTRVIVEAFVTFESEITLLTVRSVSGTVFCPPIGHIQQDGDYVESWQPHQMSGAQLEEAEAIARKVTDQLGGYGIFGVELFLTADGVLFSEVSPRPHDTGMVTMITQDLSEFALHVRAILGFPLEAVRLLTPGASATLKTDGAGQAFAVTGIEEALALPRTQVRVFGKPEIRPGRRMAVTLSSAEDIEIARMTAKQAASKLQVEVYKDEQ
- a CDS encoding GNAT family N-acetyltransferase, whose protein sequence is MNSSTQEQVLQIRKCGMNDLERVTALLREFGYPTTLSVMKERMEGMEHDPFHCTLVAELNNEVVGMIGLRQVKSYYKHADCITEITALIVSEELRGQGLGKRLVAAAEEWARHQGCCQLFLRSGNRVERAPAHAFYRHIGFEKTTGYRFNKALL
- the nth gene encoding endonuclease III, giving the protein MKAAEVRHILDTIGGMFPDAHCELNHSNAFELTIAVLLSAQCTDATVNKVTEDLFQKYKAPIDYISVPLEELELDIRRIGLFRNKAKHIQNLCTILIEQYGGEVPQAHDLLVTLPGVGRKTANVVVSNAFGVPAIAVDTHVERVAKRLALAGWKDSVLEVEKKLMKAVPRDEWTLTHHRLIFFGRYHCKAQNPACQICPLLDVCREGKKRMKTAVIRKAKDHTKAKQELEKKRMG
- a CDS encoding dynamin family protein, translating into MGAERERVEQVTAGSSALRLLEERLKQWGEQKSAQIVADLRVKEQADELTLAFCGHFSAGKSSMINKLCGKAVLPSGPVPTSANIVSIRSGAPQVLLHPVDVSTGGNNGVIKTTPDRLQDYCRQGTEYSAIEVWEDVPVLGDHGVLMDTPGVDSTDEGHQAATRSALHLADAVFYVMDYNHVQSENNLAFAKSLSDWGKPLYLIINQIDKHREQEIPLEEYRQQVESAFREWGIHSAGLLFTSLKVEGHPLNQWKDLLALISGLLEQRQELLEYSLSRSIHHTADAVLADYREQQEEERAALLEETGGAAAEAVEAQIRATMQEEASLEELPEEARTDLRSRLDALLGNTNLMPADLRDAAGAYIESLQPGFRRGLLFTAAKREKEQGARLQHWHGLQQREITAQLEWHTLQLVREWAEGLELWQEEAEPLLKQAFPAVSQQWLADQVKPGTGASGEALLNFCRTLAAEIKAQFRRAVLAFGEPLLAQLPPLVEERRAELTRRRAALQRQAQALAALAALDRAAAARADDLAALLPPRRSLTPGALPGVPPLAAGAPSAASPEPPPRAAAAASPSAAPAWAADTAQPAGGRRRLTQAAAALHAAAGVLRSEPAMASAARSLAARAEDLAGGRFTMALFGAFSAGKSSFANALLGEEVLPVSPHPATAAVGRILAPEGGFAHGTAAITMKRAEEVWEDILHSFSVLQLTPPQHDSWTAAVSRLQTGGLHPSALPHAGFLRAAAAGWEESRPLLGTERTVSLAEYRSLVADEKRACFVQSTDLYYDSPLTRSGIVLVDTPGADSLHARHTGVTFGYMKNADAICFVTYYNHAFSKADRSLLAQLGRIKDSFALDKMFFIINAADLAADETELEEVKQHVAQNLRAGGLTSPRIYSVSSLLALEGKTSGAGEAYEASGFGSFEAALSAFAGDELPGLSLAAAKDSLSSVRGRAEEWQRLALMEADQQAEGMKQFRQRLEAANLRLAALAQEDRPLRDLRREGAELLYHVRQRIAFSFGRSFQESFHPSILREDGGNLKDIFIACGRELERSLLRELEQELWATTLRLESAGRRFVTQAATAAAAELSIPDQELKLLENPDERWPAPAKLNCVLAPLDWAGLWSRFKSPRHFFEGPGRAEIRAAAEPWFKEAVAAAAQGQEDSLLTFYTDAAAAALSQAADQLREGLSEQEAAMSALLKGGDGAEHWGRIAQELRLQEQAFAEI